One window of Athalia rosae chromosome 4, iyAthRosa1.1, whole genome shotgun sequence genomic DNA carries:
- the LOC105687492 gene encoding kinesin-like protein unc-104 isoform X3: protein MSSVKVAVRVRPFNNRELSREAQCIIDMVGNTTSIVNPKAPPGTKDAVKSFNYDYSYFSMDPNDDNYSSQIMVYKDIGEEMLQHAFEGYNVCIFAYGQTGAGKSYTMMGKQEEGQEGIIPQICDDLFRKISRNSSDELKYSVEVSYMEIYCERVRDLLNPKNKGNLRVREHPLLGPYVEDLSKLAVMSYQDIHDLIDEGNKARTVAATNMNETSSRSHAVFTIFFTQQRHDSTTDLVTEKVSKISLVDLAGSERADSTGAKGTRLKEGANINKSLTTLGKVISALAEIAATKKKKKADFIPYRDSVLTWLLRENLGGNSKTAMIAAVSPADINYDETLSTLRYADRAKQIVCKAVVNEDANAKLIRELKEEIQKLRELLKQEGIDVQEGPDGKVTYEKKESRDEQTIRTIKRDDDVKETRQRVPSHPASTLAEEAVDQLQASEKLIAELNETWEDKLKRTESIRLQREAVFAEMGVAVKEDGMTVGVFSPKKTPHLVNLNEDPFMSECLIYYIKDGFTRIGSAEANIPQDIQLCGPYILSEHCAFENHEGIITLIPKKGALIYVNGREIEERIILKTGSRVILGKNHVFRFNHPDQVRERREKSSPAETPGNGETVDWNFAQIELLEKQGIDLKAEMEKRLLVLEEQFRKEKEEADQLFEEQRKNYEARIDALQKQVEEQSMTMSMYSSYTPEDFNNIEEDIFVNPLFDAESNWSEREFQLAAWAFRKWKYHQFTSLRDDLWGNAIFLKEANAISVELKKKVQFQFTLLTDTLYSPLPVDLLPVLEDEDDDERPFPRTIVAVEVQDTKNGATHYWTLDKLRQRLELMRHLYNEDLSPSTPEAKEDFFPCLTVCSNQKFSLANLLPSRQRLELMREMYHNEAELSPTSPDYNIETITGGDPFYDRFPWFRMVGRSFIYLSNLMYPVPLIHKVAIVNEKGDVKGYLRVAVQAVIEENSEYSSGVRQSARISFEDDLFGNHRYNKRNTLVTQTLEKNQQNFLQEERMVEGQTEVKECKEGKDDEEVGDADSGRGDSSVSSDMKEDELPEHLQPGVEFTFRVTVLQAMGISTEYADIFCQFNFLHRHDEAFSTEPVKNAGKGNPPLGFYHVQNITVTVTKSFLEYLKTQPIVFEVFGHYQQHPLHKDAKLEYSARQPPKRMLPPSIPISQPVRSPKFGSVLPSPSTSHVHAKYDVLVWFEICELAPNGEYVPSVVDHSDDLPCRGLFLLHQGIQRRIRITIVHEHASELRWKDVRELVVGRIRNTPEPEEEDNDSSVLSLGLFPGEYLEIPGDDRCMFRFEAAWDSSLHNSALLNRVTSYGEQIFMTISAYLELENCGRPAIITKDLSMIIYGRDARVGPRSLKHLFSGHYRNQEANRLSGVYELVLRRSSEAGSPGVQRRQRRVLDTSSTYVRGEENLHGWRPRGDSLIFDHQWELEKLTRLEEVERVRHTLLLRERLGIDKVPLCNKTTHDFTKSEKEVCNMVAKATSEPHASPIKLKKSTSKDIYEPWEMTDRERELATKCVKLIQGRIPSKEPIVLSDVSPAEDTITDMSTSMISSIMSTSSQESVYQHKSDWFEQPRGIIIRTRSKSCIFRLSSPERARLQELQDSMIAGESASQVNSMAPAPLGSSSPLKESLVLYVPEVEEIRISPVIARKGYLNILEHKTNGWKKRWVAVRRPYVFIFKEEKDPVERALINLATAQVEYSEDQLAMVRVPNTFSVVTKHRGYLLQTLGDREVYDWLYAINPLLAGQIRSKLARKGPTSNIASITLAPPSETQPQAK from the exons ATGTCGTCGGTGAAGGTGGCGGTGCGGGTGAGACCCTTCAATAATCGTGAATTGTCCCGCGAAGCTCAATGTATCATTGACATGGTTGGCAATACAACGT CTATCGTCAACCCGAAAGCACCACCTGGAACCAAAGACGCTGTCAAAAGCTTCAACTATGACTACTCGTATTTCTCCATGGAC CctaacgatgataattattcttcACAAATCATGGTGTACAAAGATATCGGGGAGGAAATGTTGCAGCATGCGTTTGAAG GATACAACGTATGTATTTTCGCTTACGGACAAACCGGAGCGGGCAAATCCTATACAATGATGGGAAAACAGGAGGAAGGTCAAGAAGGAATTATTCCACAGATATGTGATGATCTGTTTAGAAAAATTAGTAGAAATTCTAGCGACGAGCTCAAATATTCCGTCGAGGTGAGCTACATGGAAATATATTGCGAACGAGTACGTGATCTGCTGAATCCCAAAAATAAGGGAAATTTACGAGTAAGAGAACATCCTCTTCTTGGTCCGTATGTCGAAGACTTATCCAAGCTAGCGGTCATGTCGTATCAAGATATTCACGATCTTATTGACGAGGGAAACAAAGCAAG GACCGTTGCGGCCACAAACATGAACGAGACATCGAGCAGATCTCACGCAGTTTTcacaatatttttcacacaACAGAGGCATGATAGTACAACGGATTTagtgacggaaaaagtcagcAAGATCTCGTTGGTGGACTTGGCTGGTTCTGAAAGGGCAGATTCTACAGGTGCAAAAGGTACCAGGCTCAAAGAAGGTGCCAATATCAATAAAAGTTTGACTACTCTGGGGAAAGTCATCAGCGCATTAGCTGAAATC GCG gcaacaaagaaaaagaagaaagcagACTTCATTCCATACAGAGATTCGGTTTTAACCTGGTTATTGCGTGAAAATCTTGGTGGCAATTCTAAAACTGCAATGATCGCCGCTGTCAGTCCAGCTGATATCAATTACGACGAAACCCTCTCCACATTAAG ATATGCGGACAGGGCGAAACAGATCGTATGCAAAGCTGTTGTCAATGAGGATGCTAATGCTAAGCTCATCAGAGAactgaaagaagaaattcagaaACTACGGGAACTTCTGAAACAAGAAGGCATCGACGTACAAGAAG GGCCAGATGGCAAAGTCActtatgaaaagaaagaatcta GAGATGAGCAGACCATAAGAACTATCAAACGAGACGATGACGTCAAAGAAACTAGACAACGGGTTCCATCGCATCCTGCATCTACTCTTGCTGAGGAAGCTGTTGACCAGTTGCAAGCGAGTGAGAAACTTATTGCTG AATTGAACGAAACTTGGGAAGACAAGCTGAAGCGAACGGAATCAATACGCCTACAAAGAGAAGCAGTGTTTGCTGAGATGGGTGTAGCTGTAAAAGAAGATGGCATGACTGTTGGTGTATTCTCACCAAAAAAGACACCGCATTTAGTAAACCTCAATGAAGATCCCTTTATGTCCGAGTgtcttatttattatataaaagATGGGTTCACCAGGATTGGTTCCGCTGAAGCTAATATTCCGCAAGACATACAACTTTGTGGTCCATATATTCTAAGTGAACATTGCGCATTTGAAAATCATGAGGGCATCATCACGCTAATACCCAAAAAAGGTGCTCTGATTTACGTCAATGGTCGGGAAATCGAAGAACGTATTATTTTAAAGACTGGATCCCGAGTAATCTTGGGAAAGAACCATGTGTTCAGATTCAATCACCCTGATCAAG TGCGAGAGCGTCGCGAGAAGAGTTCACCTGCTGAGACACCTGGTAACGGAGAGACAGTTGATTGGAATTTCGCACAAATTGAATTATTGGAGAAACAGGGTATTGATTTGAAAgctgaaatggaaaaaaggctACTCGTTCTTGAAGAACAATTCCgcaaggaaaaagaagaagcagatCAACTCTTCGAAGAACAGAGAAAG AATTATGAAGCACGAATTGATGCTCTCCAGAAGCAAGTTGAAGAGCAGAGCATGACAATGTCTATGTACAGTAGTTATACTCCAGAAGATTTCAACAATATTGAAGAAGATATATTCG TCAACCCCTTATTTGACGCAGAGAGCAACTGGAGTGAGCGCGAATTCCAGCTAGCAGCTTGGGCATTTCGTAAATGGAAATATCATCAGTTTACCAGTCTCCGAGATGATCTGTGGGGCAACGCTATTTTCCTCAAGGAAGCTAACGCCATTTCTGTAGAGCTTAAGAAAAAG GTTCAGTTCCAGTTTACTCTTTTGACGGACACTTTGTATTCACCATTGCCAGTCGATTTGTTACCAGTActagaagatgaagatgatgatgagAGGCCATTCCCTCGGACTATTGTGGCTGTTGAGGTCCAAGATACCAAAAATGGTGCAACACATTATTGGACACTTGATAAGCTAAG ACAGCGCTTGGAGTTGATGCGACACTTATACAATGAAGACTTGAGTCCCAGCACTCCGGAGGCCAAAGAGGATTTTTTCCCATGCCTTACGGTCTGCTCTAATCAGAAGTTCTCACTCGCAAATCTTTTGCCTTCGAG ACAAAGGCTGGAGCTGATGCGGGAAATGTATCATAACGAAGCAGAGTTATCACCAACTTCTCCGGACTATAATATCGAAACTATTACGGGGGGTGACCCTTTCTATGATCGATTTCCATGGTTTCGGATGGTTGGAAG ATCATTTATATATCTGAGCAATCTTATGTATCCAGTACCACTTATACATAAGGTTGCTATCGTCAATGAAAAAGGAGATGTTAAGGGTTATTTGAGAGTTGCTGTACAAGCTGTTATTG AGGAAAACAGCGAATATTCAAGTGGCGTAAGACAGTCTGCTCGTATATCATTTGAAGACGACTTATTTGGTAATCATAGATACAACAAACGAAATACCCTCGTCACACAAACTCTtgagaaaaatcagcaaaattTCTTGCAAGAAGAACGTATGGTTGAGGGACAGACTGAAGTAAAGGAGTGTAAGGAGGGAAAAGATGATGAAGAAGTTGGAGATGCAGATAGTGGCAGAGGTGATAGCTCAGTTTCTAGTGATATGAAAGAGGATGAATTGCCGGAACATCTTCAACCTGGAGTTGAGTTCACATTTAGAGTGACAGTATTGCAGGCAATGGGAATATCAACAGAATACGCAGATATCTTTTGTCAATTTAA TTTTCTGCACCGACACGATGAAGCATTTTCAACAGAACCCGTTAAGAATGCCGGTAAAGGAAACCCTCCACTAGGCTTTTACCATGTACAAAAT ATAACTGTGACAGTTACGAAATCGTTTCTGGAATATCTCAAAACTCAGCCCATTGTGTTCGAAGTATTTGGCCACTACCAACAGCATCCACTGCACAAAGATGCCAAATTAGAATA CAGTGCCAGGCAGCCACCAAAAAGGATGCTTCCACCTTCAATCCCCATAAGTCAGCCAGTTCGATCACCAAAGTTTGGTAGTGTTCTACCTTCACCTAGTACGTCACACGTTCACGCCAAATATGACGTCCTTGTGTGGTTCGAAATCTGCGAATTGGCACCAAACGGCGAATATGTCCCATCAGTAGTTGACCATAGTGACGATTTACCTTGCCGTGgattatttcttcttcatcaaGGGATACAGCGGCGTATTCGCATTACGATCGTGCATGAGCATGCGTCAGAACTTCGATGGAAAGATGTTAGAGAACTTGTTGTCGGACGCATTCGTAATACCCCAGAACCTGAAGAAGAGGACAATGATTCTTCAGTGCTATCTCTTGGGTTGTTTCCAGGAGAGTATCTAGAGATACCAGGGGATGACAGATGCATGTTTAGATTTGAAGCAGCTTGGGATAGTTCTCTGCACAATTCGGCGTTGTTAAACAGAGTGACATCCTATGGCGAACAAATCTTCATGACCATTTCTGCATACTTGGAG CTTGAAAATTGCGGCAGACCAGCTATCATAACAAAGGATCTCAGTATGATAATTTATGGACGAGATGCGAGAGTGGGTCCTCGATCGCTGAAGCATTTGTTCAGCGGTCACTATCGCAATCAGGAAGCCAATCGACTCAGTGGCGTTTACGAACTGGTGTTACGACGTTCGTCTGAAGCAGGTAGCCCAG GTGTACAGCGGCGACAGCGCAGAGTACTAGATACAAGCTCTACGTATGTTAGAGGGGAAGAAAACCTTCACGGATGGAGACCACGAGGTGATAGTTTGATTTTTGATCATCAATGGGAATTGGAAAAGCTCACACGACTCGAAGAAGTCGAACGAGTCAGGCACACGCTTTTACTTCGAGAAAGACTTGGAATTGATAAAGTACCACTTTGCAATAAGACAACACATGATTTTACCAAAAGTGAGAAG GAGGTATGTAACATGGTTGCAAAGGCTACTAGTGAGCCACATGCGAGCCCGATCaaactaaaaaaatcaacaagtaAGGATATATACGAGCCTTGGGAAATGACAGATCGAGAACGTGAACTCGCAACAAAGTGCGTCAAATTAATACAAGGCAGAATTCCCAGCAAAGAGCCAATCGTTCTGTCCGACGTATCACCTGCAGAGGATACTATAACTGATATGTCTACATCAATGATTTCCTCAATCATGTCTACGTCATCACAAGAGTCAGTATACCAACACAAATCTGATTGGTTTGAACAG CCCAGAGGAATAATTATCCGGACCCGATCTAAGTCGTGCATCTTTAGGTTGAGTTCACCAGAGCGTGCTCGTCTTCAGGAACTCCAGGATAGTATGATAGCCGGTGAATCTGCTAGTCAAGTCAACAGTATGGCACCGGCGCCTCTCGGTTCCTCATCACCTTTGAAAGAGAGTTTAGTTCTGTATGTGCCAGAAGTAGAAGAAATTCGTATTAGCCCCGTAATTGCGAGAAAAGGATATTTGAACATCTTGGAACACAAAACTAACGGCTGGAAAAAACGTTGGGTG GCTGTTCGTAGGCCATACGTTTTTATCttcaaagaggaaaaagatccCGTTGAAAGAGCACTTATCAATCTTGCTACTGCACAGGTTGAATATTCCGAAGACCAACTGGCAATGGTTAGAGTACCCAACACATTTAG TGTTGTAACTAAACACCGTGGTTATCTTCTCCAAACACTCGGTGATAGAGAAGTTTACGATTGGCTTTACGCTATTAATCCTTTATTGGCTGGACAGATTAG GTCTAAGCTGGCTCGCAAGGGCCCTACTTCCAATATCGCTTCTATTACGTTAGCCCCACCTTCAGAGACTCAACCGCAAGCTAAATGA
- the LOC105687492 gene encoding kinesin-like protein unc-104 isoform X4, protein MSSVKVAVRVRPFNNRELSREAQCIIDMVGNTTSIVNPKAPPGTKDAVKSFNYDYSYFSMDPNDDNYSSQIMVYKDIGEEMLQHAFEGYNVCIFAYGQTGAGKSYTMMGKQEEGQEGIIPQICDDLFRKISRNSSDELKYSVEVSYMEIYCERVRDLLNPKNKGNLRVREHPLLGPYVEDLSKLAVMSYQDIHDLIDEGNKARTVAATNMNETSSRSHAVFTIFFTQQRHDSTTDLVTEKVSKISLVDLAGSERADSTGAKGTRLKEGANINKSLTTLGKVISALAEIAATKKKKKADFIPYRDSVLTWLLRENLGGNSKTAMIAAVSPADINYDETLSTLRYADRAKQIVCKAVVNEDANAKLIRELKEEIQKLRELLKQEGIDVQEGPDGKVTYEKKESRDEQTIRTIKRDDDVKETRQRVPSHPASTLAEEAVDQLQASEKLIAELNETWEDKLKRTESIRLQREAVFAEMGVAVKEDGMTVGVFSPKKTPHLVNLNEDPFMSECLIYYIKDGFTRIGSAEANIPQDIQLCGPYILSEHCAFENHEGIITLIPKKGALIYVNGREIEERIILKTGSRVILGKNHVFRFNHPDQVRERREKSSPAETPGNGETVDWNFAQIELLEKQGIDLKAEMEKRLLVLEEQFRKEKEEADQLFEEQRKNYEARIDALQKQVEEQSMTMSMYSSYTPEDFNNIEEDIFESNWSEREFQLAAWAFRKWKYHQFTSLRDDLWGNAIFLKEANAISVELKKKVQFQFTLLTDTLYSPLPVDLLPVLEDEDDDERPFPRTIVAVEVQDTKNGATHYWTLDKLRQRLELMRHLYNEDLSPSTPEAKEDFFPCLTVCSNQKFSLANLLPSRQRLELMREMYHNEAELSPTSPDYNIETITGGDPFYDRFPWFRMVGRSFIYLSNLMYPVPLIHKVAIVNEKGDVKGYLRVAVQAVIEEENSEYSSGVRQSARISFEDDLFGNHRYNKRNTLVTQTLEKNQQNFLQEERMVEGQTEVKECKEGKDDEEVGDADSGRGDSSVSSDMKEDELPEHLQPGVEFTFRVTVLQAMGISTEYADIFCQFNFLHRHDEAFSTEPVKNAGKGNPPLGFYHVQNITVTVTKSFLEYLKTQPIVFEVFGHYQQHPLHKDAKLEYSARQPPKRMLPPSIPISQPVRSPKFGSVLPSPSTSHVHAKYDVLVWFEICELAPNGEYVPSVVDHSDDLPCRGLFLLHQGIQRRIRITIVHEHASELRWKDVRELVVGRIRNTPEPEEEDNDSSVLSLGLFPGEYLEIPGDDRCMFRFEAAWDSSLHNSALLNRVTSYGEQIFMTISAYLELENCGRPAIITKDLSMIIYGRDARVGPRSLKHLFSGHYRNQEANRLSGVYELVLRRSSEAGSPGVQRRQRRVLDTSSTYVRGEENLHGWRPRGDSLIFDHQWELEKLTRLEEVERVRHTLLLRERLGIDKVPLCNKTTHDFTKSEKEVCNMVAKATSEPHASPIKLKKSTSKDIYEPWEMTDRERELATKCVKLIQGRIPSKEPIVLSDVSPAEDTITDMSTSMISSIMSTSSQESVYQHKSDWFEQPRGIIIRTRSKSCIFRLSSPERARLQELQDSMIAGESASQVNSMAPAPLGSSSPLKESLVLYVPEVEEIRISPVIARKGYLNILEHKTNGWKKRWVAVRRPYVFIFKEEKDPVERALINLATAQVEYSEDQLAMVRVPNTFSVVTKHRGYLLQTLGDREVYDWLYAINPLLAGQIRSKLARKGPTSNIASITLAPPSETQPQAK, encoded by the exons ATGTCGTCGGTGAAGGTGGCGGTGCGGGTGAGACCCTTCAATAATCGTGAATTGTCCCGCGAAGCTCAATGTATCATTGACATGGTTGGCAATACAACGT CTATCGTCAACCCGAAAGCACCACCTGGAACCAAAGACGCTGTCAAAAGCTTCAACTATGACTACTCGTATTTCTCCATGGAC CctaacgatgataattattcttcACAAATCATGGTGTACAAAGATATCGGGGAGGAAATGTTGCAGCATGCGTTTGAAG GATACAACGTATGTATTTTCGCTTACGGACAAACCGGAGCGGGCAAATCCTATACAATGATGGGAAAACAGGAGGAAGGTCAAGAAGGAATTATTCCACAGATATGTGATGATCTGTTTAGAAAAATTAGTAGAAATTCTAGCGACGAGCTCAAATATTCCGTCGAGGTGAGCTACATGGAAATATATTGCGAACGAGTACGTGATCTGCTGAATCCCAAAAATAAGGGAAATTTACGAGTAAGAGAACATCCTCTTCTTGGTCCGTATGTCGAAGACTTATCCAAGCTAGCGGTCATGTCGTATCAAGATATTCACGATCTTATTGACGAGGGAAACAAAGCAAG GACCGTTGCGGCCACAAACATGAACGAGACATCGAGCAGATCTCACGCAGTTTTcacaatatttttcacacaACAGAGGCATGATAGTACAACGGATTTagtgacggaaaaagtcagcAAGATCTCGTTGGTGGACTTGGCTGGTTCTGAAAGGGCAGATTCTACAGGTGCAAAAGGTACCAGGCTCAAAGAAGGTGCCAATATCAATAAAAGTTTGACTACTCTGGGGAAAGTCATCAGCGCATTAGCTGAAATC GCG gcaacaaagaaaaagaagaaagcagACTTCATTCCATACAGAGATTCGGTTTTAACCTGGTTATTGCGTGAAAATCTTGGTGGCAATTCTAAAACTGCAATGATCGCCGCTGTCAGTCCAGCTGATATCAATTACGACGAAACCCTCTCCACATTAAG ATATGCGGACAGGGCGAAACAGATCGTATGCAAAGCTGTTGTCAATGAGGATGCTAATGCTAAGCTCATCAGAGAactgaaagaagaaattcagaaACTACGGGAACTTCTGAAACAAGAAGGCATCGACGTACAAGAAG GGCCAGATGGCAAAGTCActtatgaaaagaaagaatcta GAGATGAGCAGACCATAAGAACTATCAAACGAGACGATGACGTCAAAGAAACTAGACAACGGGTTCCATCGCATCCTGCATCTACTCTTGCTGAGGAAGCTGTTGACCAGTTGCAAGCGAGTGAGAAACTTATTGCTG AATTGAACGAAACTTGGGAAGACAAGCTGAAGCGAACGGAATCAATACGCCTACAAAGAGAAGCAGTGTTTGCTGAGATGGGTGTAGCTGTAAAAGAAGATGGCATGACTGTTGGTGTATTCTCACCAAAAAAGACACCGCATTTAGTAAACCTCAATGAAGATCCCTTTATGTCCGAGTgtcttatttattatataaaagATGGGTTCACCAGGATTGGTTCCGCTGAAGCTAATATTCCGCAAGACATACAACTTTGTGGTCCATATATTCTAAGTGAACATTGCGCATTTGAAAATCATGAGGGCATCATCACGCTAATACCCAAAAAAGGTGCTCTGATTTACGTCAATGGTCGGGAAATCGAAGAACGTATTATTTTAAAGACTGGATCCCGAGTAATCTTGGGAAAGAACCATGTGTTCAGATTCAATCACCCTGATCAAG TGCGAGAGCGTCGCGAGAAGAGTTCACCTGCTGAGACACCTGGTAACGGAGAGACAGTTGATTGGAATTTCGCACAAATTGAATTATTGGAGAAACAGGGTATTGATTTGAAAgctgaaatggaaaaaaggctACTCGTTCTTGAAGAACAATTCCgcaaggaaaaagaagaagcagatCAACTCTTCGAAGAACAGAGAAAG AATTATGAAGCACGAATTGATGCTCTCCAGAAGCAAGTTGAAGAGCAGAGCATGACAATGTCTATGTACAGTAGTTATACTCCAGAAGATTTCAACAATATTGAAGAAGATATATTCG AGAGCAACTGGAGTGAGCGCGAATTCCAGCTAGCAGCTTGGGCATTTCGTAAATGGAAATATCATCAGTTTACCAGTCTCCGAGATGATCTGTGGGGCAACGCTATTTTCCTCAAGGAAGCTAACGCCATTTCTGTAGAGCTTAAGAAAAAG GTTCAGTTCCAGTTTACTCTTTTGACGGACACTTTGTATTCACCATTGCCAGTCGATTTGTTACCAGTActagaagatgaagatgatgatgagAGGCCATTCCCTCGGACTATTGTGGCTGTTGAGGTCCAAGATACCAAAAATGGTGCAACACATTATTGGACACTTGATAAGCTAAG ACAGCGCTTGGAGTTGATGCGACACTTATACAATGAAGACTTGAGTCCCAGCACTCCGGAGGCCAAAGAGGATTTTTTCCCATGCCTTACGGTCTGCTCTAATCAGAAGTTCTCACTCGCAAATCTTTTGCCTTCGAG ACAAAGGCTGGAGCTGATGCGGGAAATGTATCATAACGAAGCAGAGTTATCACCAACTTCTCCGGACTATAATATCGAAACTATTACGGGGGGTGACCCTTTCTATGATCGATTTCCATGGTTTCGGATGGTTGGAAG ATCATTTATATATCTGAGCAATCTTATGTATCCAGTACCACTTATACATAAGGTTGCTATCGTCAATGAAAAAGGAGATGTTAAGGGTTATTTGAGAGTTGCTGTACAAGCTGTTATTG AAGAGGAAAACAGCGAATATTCAAGTGGCGTAAGACAGTCTGCTCGTATATCATTTGAAGACGACTTATTTGGTAATCATAGATACAACAAACGAAATACCCTCGTCACACAAACTCTtgagaaaaatcagcaaaattTCTTGCAAGAAGAACGTATGGTTGAGGGACAGACTGAAGTAAAGGAGTGTAAGGAGGGAAAAGATGATGAAGAAGTTGGAGATGCAGATAGTGGCAGAGGTGATAGCTCAGTTTCTAGTGATATGAAAGAGGATGAATTGCCGGAACATCTTCAACCTGGAGTTGAGTTCACATTTAGAGTGACAGTATTGCAGGCAATGGGAATATCAACAGAATACGCAGATATCTTTTGTCAATTTAA TTTTCTGCACCGACACGATGAAGCATTTTCAACAGAACCCGTTAAGAATGCCGGTAAAGGAAACCCTCCACTAGGCTTTTACCATGTACAAAAT ATAACTGTGACAGTTACGAAATCGTTTCTGGAATATCTCAAAACTCAGCCCATTGTGTTCGAAGTATTTGGCCACTACCAACAGCATCCACTGCACAAAGATGCCAAATTAGAATA CAGTGCCAGGCAGCCACCAAAAAGGATGCTTCCACCTTCAATCCCCATAAGTCAGCCAGTTCGATCACCAAAGTTTGGTAGTGTTCTACCTTCACCTAGTACGTCACACGTTCACGCCAAATATGACGTCCTTGTGTGGTTCGAAATCTGCGAATTGGCACCAAACGGCGAATATGTCCCATCAGTAGTTGACCATAGTGACGATTTACCTTGCCGTGgattatttcttcttcatcaaGGGATACAGCGGCGTATTCGCATTACGATCGTGCATGAGCATGCGTCAGAACTTCGATGGAAAGATGTTAGAGAACTTGTTGTCGGACGCATTCGTAATACCCCAGAACCTGAAGAAGAGGACAATGATTCTTCAGTGCTATCTCTTGGGTTGTTTCCAGGAGAGTATCTAGAGATACCAGGGGATGACAGATGCATGTTTAGATTTGAAGCAGCTTGGGATAGTTCTCTGCACAATTCGGCGTTGTTAAACAGAGTGACATCCTATGGCGAACAAATCTTCATGACCATTTCTGCATACTTGGAG CTTGAAAATTGCGGCAGACCAGCTATCATAACAAAGGATCTCAGTATGATAATTTATGGACGAGATGCGAGAGTGGGTCCTCGATCGCTGAAGCATTTGTTCAGCGGTCACTATCGCAATCAGGAAGCCAATCGACTCAGTGGCGTTTACGAACTGGTGTTACGACGTTCGTCTGAAGCAGGTAGCCCAG GTGTACAGCGGCGACAGCGCAGAGTACTAGATACAAGCTCTACGTATGTTAGAGGGGAAGAAAACCTTCACGGATGGAGACCACGAGGTGATAGTTTGATTTTTGATCATCAATGGGAATTGGAAAAGCTCACACGACTCGAAGAAGTCGAACGAGTCAGGCACACGCTTTTACTTCGAGAAAGACTTGGAATTGATAAAGTACCACTTTGCAATAAGACAACACATGATTTTACCAAAAGTGAGAAG GAGGTATGTAACATGGTTGCAAAGGCTACTAGTGAGCCACATGCGAGCCCGATCaaactaaaaaaatcaacaagtaAGGATATATACGAGCCTTGGGAAATGACAGATCGAGAACGTGAACTCGCAACAAAGTGCGTCAAATTAATACAAGGCAGAATTCCCAGCAAAGAGCCAATCGTTCTGTCCGACGTATCACCTGCAGAGGATACTATAACTGATATGTCTACATCAATGATTTCCTCAATCATGTCTACGTCATCACAAGAGTCAGTATACCAACACAAATCTGATTGGTTTGAACAG CCCAGAGGAATAATTATCCGGACCCGATCTAAGTCGTGCATCTTTAGGTTGAGTTCACCAGAGCGTGCTCGTCTTCAGGAACTCCAGGATAGTATGATAGCCGGTGAATCTGCTAGTCAAGTCAACAGTATGGCACCGGCGCCTCTCGGTTCCTCATCACCTTTGAAAGAGAGTTTAGTTCTGTATGTGCCAGAAGTAGAAGAAATTCGTATTAGCCCCGTAATTGCGAGAAAAGGATATTTGAACATCTTGGAACACAAAACTAACGGCTGGAAAAAACGTTGGGTG GCTGTTCGTAGGCCATACGTTTTTATCttcaaagaggaaaaagatccCGTTGAAAGAGCACTTATCAATCTTGCTACTGCACAGGTTGAATATTCCGAAGACCAACTGGCAATGGTTAGAGTACCCAACACATTTAG TGTTGTAACTAAACACCGTGGTTATCTTCTCCAAACACTCGGTGATAGAGAAGTTTACGATTGGCTTTACGCTATTAATCCTTTATTGGCTGGACAGATTAG GTCTAAGCTGGCTCGCAAGGGCCCTACTTCCAATATCGCTTCTATTACGTTAGCCCCACCTTCAGAGACTCAACCGCAAGCTAAATGA